In Chitinispirillales bacterium ANBcel5, a single genomic region encodes these proteins:
- a CDS encoding ATP-binding protein, which translates to MFFIPLKEKIYSTFLILLVLLIAIFLYLQHLNSLTIERKITSGEASAVIGAVSAGINVHARQSTQYIEGRLQEFLEQLVNTSTAASIALAGGNGEIFMSAGDHSLLQNGYEWTNVESEDSWSPISGHIRFYKLIEQIPELVGQGRNRRSREQWVDLPSGPFKVVVAIDASEFNSRTTIANQRFGVTLLSLAVITFLSALALRFRNRRRNLEEQLWKAKETTRQMKQLAQLGAGLAHETKNPLAIVRGLLQSLADSAQMGGENRDDVNMAIDEVDRTVGRINTFLQFARPLKPSMEKIAILPVLSEVTGLLRMEANHGVTIESNCCDPELFVRADKDMLRRVLFNLGLNALKATASGGKLSFQANKTGAEVELNITDTGKGIASEDLPHITEPYFTRSKNGSGLGLAIVQRIASSHGWQMKIISEQGSGTMVTLRNIELA; encoded by the coding sequence GTGTTTTTTATACCTTTGAAAGAAAAAATCTACAGCACGTTTTTAATTCTTCTTGTCTTACTCATTGCAATTTTTCTTTATCTTCAACATCTCAATTCACTTACTATAGAACGCAAGATTACTTCAGGGGAAGCTTCTGCTGTAATTGGTGCGGTTAGTGCAGGTATAAATGTACACGCCAGACAAAGTACTCAGTATATTGAGGGAAGGCTTCAGGAATTTTTAGAACAATTAGTAAACACCTCAACTGCAGCATCGATAGCTCTTGCAGGAGGTAACGGAGAGATCTTTATGAGTGCTGGAGATCACTCTTTGCTTCAGAATGGTTACGAGTGGACAAACGTTGAGAGTGAGGATTCTTGGAGCCCGATTTCTGGTCACATTCGTTTCTATAAGCTTATAGAGCAGATACCAGAGCTGGTGGGGCAAGGACGAAACCGCCGTAGTCGTGAGCAGTGGGTTGATTTGCCTTCAGGTCCTTTCAAGGTAGTTGTAGCAATAGATGCTTCTGAATTTAATTCAAGAACCACCATTGCCAATCAGCGATTTGGGGTGACGTTGTTGAGTTTGGCTGTTATTACTTTTTTATCTGCATTAGCTCTACGTTTTAGAAACAGACGACGTAATCTTGAAGAGCAGCTTTGGAAAGCAAAGGAAACTACACGGCAAATGAAACAGCTTGCTCAATTAGGCGCTGGGCTTGCTCATGAAACCAAAAACCCTCTGGCTATTGTTCGTGGTTTGCTTCAGTCTTTGGCAGATTCAGCACAAATGGGTGGAGAAAATCGAGATGATGTTAACATGGCAATCGATGAAGTAGACAGAACCGTAGGGAGAATAAATACCTTTCTTCAATTTGCACGTCCTCTGAAACCTTCCATGGAAAAAATAGCAATTTTACCGGTATTATCTGAAGTAACAGGTTTGTTGCGTATGGAAGCAAATCATGGAGTTACTATTGAATCTAATTGTTGTGATCCTGAACTTTTTGTACGTGCAGACAAGGACATGTTACGGAGGGTGTTGTTTAATTTGGGACTTAACGCTCTTAAAGCTACTGCTTCGGGTGGAAAATTATCTTTTCAGGCAAACAAAACAGGTGCAGAAGTCGAATTAAACATTACTGATACAGGAAAGGGTATAGCGTCTGAAGATCTTCCTCATATTACCGAACCTTATTTTACCCGAAGCAAAAACGGAAGCGGTTTGGGATTGGCAATAGTTCAGAGAATTGCCTCATCCCATGGATGGCAGATGAAGATTATTTCTGAGCAGGGCAGTGGGACTATGGTTACATTGAGAAATATTGAGCTGGCATAA
- a CDS encoding sigma-54 dependent transcriptional regulator, translating to MDNSKKSIIAVIDDDKAQRKLITSALADAGYCTLSGQSGEEALELASKCHLMLLDVRLPGMSGLEAMQKILQVHSSLPIIILTAYIDLRDAVCAIRAGARDYLEKPVDLDELIAGVDDILVVPDATKKQRDDLKLSSAIVAESEAMRRVFIQAMRAANCDAPVLLLGESGVGKDVVAEYIHRTSRRSNKPFVRVNCGALPSALIESELFGHEKGAFTGAASARQGRFEEAGEGTIFLDELGELDLSLQPKLLHVLENGFFRRVGGSGDFKTDARVITATNRSLEEAVQSGCFRQDLYYRVNVLTIVIPPLRERQDDILPLAEKLLYSKKLRLSPAAQRIFMNYNWPGNLRELRNALERASIMVNGPVILPEHLPPQLQRAPALQRNGSVLVGDMQTIQREAIAEALRQTGGNKTRAAQILNISRRNLLYKIREYGFK from the coding sequence ATGGATAATTCAAAGAAAAGTATAATAGCGGTAATAGATGATGATAAAGCACAGCGGAAACTAATCACAAGTGCCCTTGCGGATGCTGGTTACTGTACCTTGTCCGGGCAAAGCGGAGAAGAGGCTCTTGAACTTGCTTCCAAATGTCACCTTATGCTTTTGGACGTAAGATTGCCTGGCATGTCTGGACTTGAAGCTATGCAGAAGATTTTACAGGTTCACAGTTCCCTTCCAATAATTATCCTTACAGCATACATTGATCTTCGTGATGCTGTTTGTGCTATTCGGGCTGGAGCACGTGATTATCTTGAAAAACCTGTTGATTTGGATGAACTGATTGCTGGTGTTGATGATATACTTGTAGTACCGGACGCGACAAAAAAACAGCGCGATGATCTGAAACTTTCTTCAGCAATTGTAGCTGAGAGTGAGGCTATGCGCAGGGTTTTTATTCAGGCAATGAGAGCAGCTAACTGTGATGCACCAGTATTACTTTTGGGCGAAAGTGGTGTAGGTAAGGATGTGGTAGCAGAGTATATTCATCGTACCAGCAGACGTTCCAATAAACCCTTTGTTCGGGTAAACTGTGGAGCTTTGCCATCAGCACTTATCGAAAGTGAATTGTTTGGGCACGAAAAAGGAGCTTTTACCGGAGCTGCTTCGGCTCGTCAGGGACGCTTTGAGGAAGCAGGTGAAGGAACAATTTTTCTCGATGAACTTGGTGAGTTGGACCTTTCACTACAACCCAAACTTTTACATGTACTTGAAAACGGTTTTTTTCGACGTGTAGGTGGTAGTGGTGATTTTAAAACAGATGCACGGGTGATTACAGCCACCAATCGTTCTCTCGAAGAAGCTGTACAGAGTGGATGTTTTCGCCAGGATCTCTATTACAGGGTTAATGTCCTTACCATCGTCATACCACCTCTGCGGGAGCGCCAGGATGATATCCTACCCCTGGCAGAAAAACTACTGTACTCTAAAAAACTACGCCTCTCACCGGCTGCTCAGCGTATCTTCATGAACTACAACTGGCCGGGAAATCTAAGAGAATTGCGCAATGCTTTGGAACGTGCTTCAATTATGGTGAACGGACCTGTTATTTTGCCGGAACACCTCCCGCCACAGCTTCAACGTGCACCTGCTCTACAGAGAAACGGAAGTGTTTTGGTCGGAGATATGCAAACAATTCAAAGAGAGGCTATTGCTGAAGCGCTGAGGCAAACTGGTGGAAATAAAACTAGAGCAGCGCAAATCCTCAATATTAGCAGACGTAATTTACTGTACAAAATAAGAGAGTATGGTTTTAAATAG
- a CDS encoding four helix bundle suffix domain-containing protein, producing MSRDPSGCEVYFPSIFTMTPAAVSSFPSIPGPNFYSERMADAVLVLIGVACSLLDRQVDRLAKDFLNEGGFTERLYKIRRAKRNQKKPTVLFFEFQIPNFSYGSPKAKLATPQRRQVASDWFLTGAPRNVLAPCKREGVGVHRVG from the coding sequence TTGTCCCGCGATCCCTCGGGGTGTGAGGTTTATTTTCCATCCATCTTTACGATGACACCTGCAGCTGTATCGTCATTTCCGTCTATACCTGGACCAAACTTTTACTCCGAAAGAATGGCTGATGCAGTATTGGTCTTAATTGGAGTAGCATGTTCCCTCCTGGACCGTCAGGTCGACCGCCTTGCCAAAGACTTTTTAAATGAGGGTGGTTTTACCGAAAGACTCTATAAAATCAGAAGAGCCAAACGCAACCAGAAAAAACCTACTGTTCTTTTCTTTGAATTCCAAATTCCTAATTTTTCTTACGGGTCGCCCAAGGCGAAGTTGGCCACCCCCCAGCGACGCCAGGTGGCAAGTGACTGGTTCCTCACGGGGGCGCCAAGAAACGTACTTGCCCCGTGCAAGCGTGAAGGGGTCGGTGTTCATAGGGTAGGTTAA
- a CDS encoding pyridoxal-phosphate dependent enzyme has protein sequence MQIDTATPIQKLKHKINKNAVFIKRDDLIPFSFGGNKARKALLFFEELQKQQCDCVVTYGSSSSNHCRIVANMAASKGLRCVIISPIQTDKSTYNSTMLKLFGAQIVHCHISQVSVTINQTLDKLKCEGYKPYFIEGGGHGNIGTKAYVEAYKEIQEYESDNDLCFDYIFHTSGTGTTQAGLICGKIINKDKKSIIGISCARKNPYGEQVIFDSVNSYLKSIEKECAKSDLVNFIDDYVLDGYGRYNNEILLTIKTVLTEEGIPLDTTYTGKGFWGMQNYVEKNQITGKTVLFIHTGGTPLFFNDLGEVAENE, from the coding sequence ATGCAAATTGATACGGCAACACCTATCCAAAAGCTTAAACATAAAATCAATAAAAATGCAGTTTTCATTAAAAGAGATGATTTGATTCCATTTTCATTTGGTGGGAATAAAGCACGAAAAGCACTGCTGTTCTTTGAAGAATTGCAAAAACAACAATGCGATTGCGTTGTTACGTATGGAAGCAGCAGTTCAAACCATTGCAGAATTGTTGCAAACATGGCAGCATCCAAAGGGTTACGGTGTGTCATTATATCGCCAATCCAAACGGACAAAAGTACATATAACAGTACAATGTTGAAATTGTTTGGTGCTCAGATAGTGCACTGTCATATTTCCCAGGTAAGTGTTACTATTAATCAGACTTTGGATAAATTAAAGTGTGAAGGGTATAAGCCGTATTTTATTGAAGGTGGAGGGCATGGAAATATCGGTACCAAAGCTTATGTTGAAGCCTATAAAGAGATTCAAGAGTATGAATCGGATAACGATCTCTGCTTTGACTATATATTTCATACCTCGGGTACAGGGACAACTCAGGCAGGTCTTATATGTGGAAAAATAATCAATAAAGACAAAAAAAGTATTATAGGTATAAGTTGTGCCCGTAAAAATCCTTATGGTGAACAGGTAATTTTTGACAGTGTTAATAGCTATCTGAAAAGCATTGAAAAAGAGTGTGCTAAATCAGACTTAGTTAACTTTATAGATGATTATGTGCTCGATGGATATGGCAGGTACAACAACGAAATCCTTTTGACAATAAAAACGGTATTAACAGAAGAAGGTATTCCTTTAGACACTACCTATACCGGAAAAGGATTTTGGGGAATGCAAAACTATGTTGAAAAAAATCAAATTACAGGGAAAACAGTTTTGTTTATCCATACTGGTGGAACACCACTGTTTTTTAATGATTTGGGAGAAGTAGCGGAAAATGAATGA
- a CDS encoding nucleoid-associated protein, which produces MITLSADQLASLSITRFIFHVVHHGEDEPTFFDELEIGDFEDFFLDRARCILKGSSYEFNPQSQVREHLEAIGNESYLFVDRSRQLAVNFHSHGIDDKRIKKGVMILMELKALGKEFFAIIKYEHEQVLRYRNDGKKVMLENVMDTFTKSPDAMQKAALIDMSEETPVVMVLDRNVKDGISGFFQGFLNVRRKKNQKELTESLWNVVKDTSKKHLDELPPEFVGDVQQRTEEFVQSRDNFDDSEFFDEVFAGYANDELRDTYRSCLKNAEIEDEPFYLDKQASNGSKKRKLKTAEGITVYFSEKALSTMQVSYGKNGEKDVLIIESERIREEM; this is translated from the coding sequence ATGATTACATTGTCTGCAGATCAACTTGCATCATTGAGTATTACCCGCTTCATTTTCCATGTCGTTCATCACGGTGAAGATGAACCGACGTTTTTTGATGAACTGGAGATTGGTGACTTCGAGGATTTTTTTCTGGATAGAGCCAGGTGTATTCTTAAAGGCAGCTCATATGAGTTTAATCCCCAGTCTCAGGTAAGAGAACACCTGGAGGCAATAGGAAATGAGTCATATCTTTTTGTGGACCGTTCCAGGCAGCTTGCGGTGAATTTTCACTCCCATGGGATCGATGATAAGAGGATAAAAAAGGGGGTGATGATACTGATGGAACTAAAGGCGTTGGGAAAAGAGTTCTTCGCGATCATCAAATATGAACATGAACAGGTTTTGAGATATCGTAATGATGGCAAAAAGGTGATGCTTGAAAATGTGATGGATACCTTTACCAAATCACCCGATGCCATGCAAAAGGCCGCTCTTATCGATATGTCAGAGGAAACGCCGGTGGTGATGGTGCTTGATAGAAATGTAAAGGACGGTATTTCGGGCTTTTTTCAGGGCTTTTTAAATGTTCGTCGCAAAAAGAACCAAAAAGAACTTACAGAATCTTTGTGGAATGTGGTTAAAGACACATCTAAAAAGCATCTTGATGAGCTTCCGCCGGAATTTGTAGGTGATGTACAGCAGCGAACAGAGGAGTTTGTTCAGAGTAGGGATAATTTTGATGATAGTGAGTTTTTCGATGAAGTCTTTGCGGGGTATGCCAATGATGAACTACGTGACACCTACAGAAGTTGTCTCAAAAATGCCGAAATTGAAGATGAGCCATTCTATCTGGACAAGCAGGCTTCTAACGGATCAAAAAAGCGCAAACTCAAAACCGCTGAAGGGATAACGGTCTATTTTTCTGAAAAAGCACTCTCAACGATGCAGGTAAGCTACGGAAAAAACGGTGAAAAGGATGTGCTGATCATCGAATCAGAGAGAATCAGGGAGGAGATGTAA
- a CDS encoding GNAT family protein, with product MEIRIRKFIEQDIPYKVKWINDCENNKYLHYDLPLREDKTLVWFNSIKNSTRRADYTITCNGEPAGLIGLLNIDKVNRKAEYYVTLGEKKFKGKGIATEASDLLIKESYNSFGLNKIYLYTEVDNTSAQKLFERIGFIREGLLREDLIKNGRKIDRFAYGLYIEEYISNRNNSNAN from the coding sequence ATGGAAATCAGGATAAGAAAGTTCATCGAACAGGATATTCCTTATAAAGTGAAGTGGATAAATGATTGTGAGAACAATAAGTATCTTCATTACGATTTACCACTGAGGGAAGATAAAACGCTTGTATGGTTTAACTCGATTAAAAACAGTACAAGAAGAGCGGATTATACAATTACCTGCAATGGCGAGCCTGCTGGCTTAATTGGTCTTCTCAACATAGATAAAGTAAACAGAAAAGCTGAATATTACGTTACACTTGGTGAAAAGAAGTTCAAAGGCAAAGGGATTGCGACGGAAGCATCAGATCTCTTGATCAAAGAAAGTTACAACTCATTTGGTTTAAACAAGATCTATCTTTATACCGAAGTGGATAACACGTCAGCGCAAAAACTTTTTGAACGAATTGGCTTTATCAGGGAAGGCTTACTGAGAGAAGACCTTATCAAAAATGGAAGAAAAATTGATAGATTTGCTTATGGCTTATACATAGAAGAGTATATCAGCAACAGGAATAATAGCAATGCAAATTGA
- a CDS encoding ATP-grasp domain-containing protein, giving the protein MNDSLNILVLSCGTRNKIVQYFKKALGNRGKIIATDCSELAPALYDADKHFIVPEMNSEKYLDVILSICKENTIKSVFSLIDPELSLLGKNRERFLEIGTVPVISDYEVVEMCFDKYRFYEFLVKNGFKSIKSYTNRSLFYQDVEAGTIEYPVFVKPVRGSASININKVSSKKEVENLFERYDNLMIQEFMGGVEYGIDVYIDMISDEPVALFAKEKIKMRAGETDKSVSIKEERLFDLIISFVKKAKFKGIIDIDLFEKNGEYYFSEVNPRFGGGYPHAYEAGVNIPHMIINNANGVANENVIGNYDEGVCMMKYNEVKIITNK; this is encoded by the coding sequence ATGAATGATTCACTAAACATATTGGTTTTAAGCTGTGGTACAAGGAATAAAATTGTACAATACTTTAAAAAAGCTTTAGGTAATAGAGGTAAGATAATAGCAACCGATTGCAGTGAACTTGCACCCGCTCTCTATGATGCAGATAAACATTTCATTGTTCCGGAAATGAATAGTGAAAAGTACCTGGATGTAATTTTGTCCATTTGCAAAGAGAACACTATTAAATCAGTTTTTTCTCTCATTGATCCTGAACTTAGCTTGTTGGGTAAAAACAGGGAGAGGTTTCTTGAAATAGGAACAGTCCCTGTCATTTCGGATTATGAAGTAGTTGAAATGTGCTTTGATAAGTACAGGTTTTATGAATTTTTGGTTAAAAATGGATTCAAGAGCATAAAAAGCTATACTAACCGATCGCTGTTTTACCAGGATGTAGAGGCCGGAACTATTGAATATCCGGTTTTTGTTAAACCGGTAAGGGGAAGCGCAAGTATAAACATTAACAAAGTTAGCTCTAAAAAAGAGGTAGAAAACCTGTTCGAACGCTACGATAATCTGATGATTCAGGAATTCATGGGAGGTGTTGAATATGGTATTGATGTCTACATTGATATGATTTCAGATGAACCCGTTGCTCTCTTTGCCAAAGAGAAAATTAAAATGAGAGCAGGAGAAACGGATAAGTCCGTTTCAATTAAAGAGGAACGATTGTTTGATCTAATCATTAGTTTTGTAAAAAAAGCAAAGTTTAAAGGAATTATAGATATCGATCTTTTTGAAAAAAACGGCGAGTATTATTTCTCTGAAGTTAACCCTCGGTTTGGGGGAGGGTATCCGCATGCATATGAGGCTGGAGTAAATATACCTCACATGATAATCAATAACGCAAATGGTGTTGCAAATGAGAATGTCATTGGTAACTATGATGAAGGTGTTTGCATGATGAAGTATAATGAGGTAAAAATTATAACTAATAAATGA
- a CDS encoding glycoside hydrolase family 3 N-terminal domain-containing protein, with amino-acid sequence MENCALYLNTNLSPEQRADNLLSVMTLEEKVGQMVQLDGRENIDKVIEEQNPGSVLHVLNEQAAHVQKLALKSRLGIPLILGIDAIHGHSFHKGATIFPTQLGLSCSWNPELIENVGRITAVELSYTGMHWTFSPVLCLARDGRWGRTGETFGEDPLLVGEFASALIKGYQGDGISDLRAVAACAKHYAGYSETRGGFDASEADLSLRKLNSFFLPPFERAAKEGCATFMTAYQAIDGTPCAANKHLMTEKLVDQWGFDGFVVTDWDCVGRMHEEQFVAQTMKEAVIQAVHAGNDMIMATPAFYQTAIDAVREGALSEALIDRAVRRILLTKFKMGLFEDPRFPDPSGAKTVIGCNDHREVALNSARESVVLLKNDNDYLPLSRNSVGKIAVIGPNADDILAQLGDWSLGSGQTQKGTHPRESVVTLLDGIEEYMGEQSVKYIKGCSLTEDDAPQTEQVLDAVNDSDLTVLVLGDHLKYIGELKSTATLELMGRQAELLETIMSTGKPVIIVLINSKPLVLPEAALRANAILTAFNPGMLGGRAIADILFGTVNPCGKLTISWPSHAGQLPLYYNNVPGQHGKDYADLSSDPLFPFGYGLSYSEFSYKAMTCSKEKFNSDDTVEVTVEVANESKCLGSEIVQLYVTDLFTSVTWPRKTLKRYRKITLNPNETKKVVFTLNSNDFALCDSQCRWVVEPGEFLIRVGSSSRDEDLLEKKIVFG; translated from the coding sequence ATGGAAAACTGTGCACTGTACCTGAATACAAATCTCAGCCCTGAACAACGCGCCGATAACCTTCTTTCTGTGATGACTTTGGAGGAGAAGGTAGGGCAGATGGTGCAGCTTGATGGAAGAGAGAATATTGATAAAGTTATAGAGGAGCAGAATCCCGGTTCTGTGCTTCATGTGCTAAACGAACAGGCCGCGCATGTGCAGAAACTTGCCCTGAAATCACGTCTTGGCATTCCACTTATTCTTGGTATTGATGCCATTCATGGGCACTCCTTTCATAAGGGTGCAACTATTTTTCCCACTCAACTTGGACTCTCCTGTAGCTGGAACCCTGAGCTGATCGAGAACGTGGGGCGAATAACCGCTGTCGAGCTAAGTTATACTGGAATGCACTGGACCTTTTCTCCCGTTCTTTGTTTAGCAAGAGATGGTCGGTGGGGTAGAACAGGGGAGACTTTCGGTGAAGATCCTTTGCTTGTTGGAGAGTTTGCTTCTGCTCTTATAAAGGGATATCAGGGTGATGGGATTTCAGATTTAAGAGCTGTCGCTGCATGCGCAAAGCATTATGCGGGGTACTCCGAAACAAGGGGTGGTTTTGATGCATCGGAAGCGGATTTATCACTGAGAAAATTAAACTCCTTTTTCCTTCCTCCATTTGAACGTGCGGCAAAAGAGGGGTGCGCTACATTTATGACTGCGTATCAGGCGATTGATGGCACTCCCTGTGCTGCAAACAAACACCTTATGACAGAAAAGCTGGTTGACCAGTGGGGGTTTGACGGCTTTGTAGTTACCGATTGGGATTGTGTTGGTCGGATGCATGAAGAACAGTTTGTGGCCCAAACAATGAAAGAGGCTGTTATACAGGCTGTACATGCCGGTAATGATATGATTATGGCTACACCTGCATTTTATCAAACTGCGATAGATGCAGTGCGGGAAGGAGCCCTTAGTGAGGCGCTGATCGACAGAGCCGTAAGAAGAATTCTTCTTACAAAATTTAAAATGGGTCTCTTTGAAGATCCAAGATTCCCGGATCCTTCAGGAGCTAAAACTGTTATTGGGTGCAATGATCACCGTGAAGTGGCGCTTAATAGTGCAAGAGAATCGGTTGTTTTGCTCAAAAATGATAATGATTACCTTCCGCTCAGCAGAAACAGTGTGGGAAAAATTGCTGTTATTGGGCCCAATGCCGACGATATCCTGGCACAGCTTGGAGATTGGTCTCTTGGCTCTGGACAGACGCAAAAAGGAACGCATCCAAGAGAGAGTGTTGTTACACTCCTCGATGGAATTGAAGAATACATGGGAGAGCAGTCGGTTAAGTATATAAAGGGATGCTCTTTAACTGAAGATGATGCGCCCCAAACAGAGCAGGTGCTTGATGCCGTCAATGATTCCGATCTTACAGTCCTTGTTCTGGGAGATCATCTTAAGTACATAGGAGAGCTTAAGAGTACGGCGACACTGGAACTTATGGGAAGGCAAGCAGAGCTGCTGGAAACTATCATGTCTACCGGTAAGCCCGTTATTATCGTTCTGATAAACAGTAAGCCCCTTGTTTTGCCAGAAGCTGCGTTAAGGGCCAACGCTATACTCACAGCCTTTAACCCCGGGATGCTAGGGGGTAGGGCGATAGCAGATATTCTGTTTGGAACGGTAAATCCTTGCGGTAAACTCACCATCTCCTGGCCATCTCATGCAGGCCAACTCCCGCTTTACTACAATAACGTGCCTGGTCAGCATGGAAAAGATTACGCGGACCTCTCTTCAGACCCACTTTTTCCATTTGGTTATGGTTTATCGTACAGCGAATTTTCGTATAAAGCCATGACGTGCAGCAAAGAAAAGTTTAACTCTGATGACACCGTTGAAGTTACTGTGGAAGTTGCAAACGAATCTAAGTGTTTGGGTTCCGAAATCGTACAGTTATATGTAACCGATCTGTTTACCTCGGTAACATGGCCACGAAAAACACTCAAACGGTATCGTAAAATAACTCTCAACCCTAACGAGACAAAAAAGGTAGTGTTCACTCTAAACTCCAACGATTTCGCGCTTTGTGATTCACAGTGCAGATGGGTTGTGGAGCCTGGAGAGTTTCTTATCAGAGTGGGGAGCAGTTCAAGAGATGAGGATCTTTTGGAGAAGAAAATTGTATTTGGCTAA
- a CDS encoding sugar transferase, giving the protein MILRNRLQYQIKLFFDKVSSLLLLASLLPVFIIISILIKLDSHGPVIFKQKRLGKNGKEFTIYKFRTMCDNAVTIGKGIFVAENDSRITRVGKLLRATSMDELPQLWNVFIGDMSLVGPRPPLPHHPYRYEEYPESHRKRFEVKPGITGLTQVTVRNSVPWEKRIAIDIEYITQYNYWLDIKILFKTAKKVFLRENIYTAQ; this is encoded by the coding sequence ATGATCTTACGTAATAGATTGCAGTATCAGATAAAACTATTTTTCGACAAAGTTTCATCCTTGTTACTATTAGCAAGTCTGCTGCCAGTTTTTATAATTATCTCTATACTAATCAAGTTAGATTCACACGGCCCTGTTATCTTCAAACAAAAACGACTGGGCAAAAATGGCAAAGAATTCACAATATACAAGTTTAGAACCATGTGCGATAATGCTGTTACTATCGGTAAGGGGATATTTGTTGCTGAAAATGATTCCAGAATAACCAGAGTAGGCAAGCTGCTCAGAGCAACGAGCATGGATGAACTTCCTCAGCTCTGGAATGTATTTATTGGTGATATGAGTCTGGTTGGACCACGACCACCATTACCACACCATCCATACAGGTATGAGGAGTACCCTGAAAGCCACCGTAAAAGATTTGAGGTTAAACCGGGAATAACGGGGCTTACTCAGGTCACTGTAAGGAATTCGGTACCATGGGAAAAAAGAATTGCTATCGATATAGAATACATTACTCAGTATAATTATTGGCTGGACATCAAAATCCTGTTTAAAACGGCGAAAAAGGTTTTTCTCAGAGAAAACATTTATACTGCTCAGTAA
- a CDS encoding DUF998 domain-containing protein: protein MDKQPKNQPLNLLLLCGPAGSCFFVIMFIVQGLLREDYDGLRFPVSSLAIGEYGWIQILSFVITGVLILLFSVGFRVAATRIFDKHRLLSFLLVTAGVGLIGTGLFPSDPIYGYPPSEPLKLAQYTISGHLHNLFSLLLMASFTLACLVAAKEYIKGELKMWAVYSTASAISIVLFFILAYIGYQQVPFLVDYAGLFQRVSIISGTSYLTVTAIKLLTTQHRGFTSPP, encoded by the coding sequence ATGGATAAGCAACCGAAAAACCAACCCTTAAATTTGTTGCTTCTTTGCGGGCCTGCAGGCTCATGTTTTTTCGTGATTATGTTTATTGTTCAGGGGCTTCTCAGAGAGGACTATGATGGATTGCGCTTTCCGGTCAGCTCACTTGCCATCGGTGAATATGGCTGGATACAGATACTTTCCTTCGTTATCACAGGTGTGTTGATTCTGCTGTTTTCAGTAGGGTTTAGAGTTGCCGCAACACGAATTTTCGATAAACACCGCCTGCTCTCTTTTCTTCTCGTCACTGCAGGGGTCGGCTTAATTGGCACAGGACTGTTTCCCAGTGATCCAATTTATGGCTACCCGCCATCAGAGCCACTGAAACTTGCACAATACACAATCTCCGGGCATTTGCATAACCTTTTTTCTTTGTTACTGATGGCTTCTTTTACCCTTGCCTGCCTGGTAGCAGCTAAGGAATACATAAAGGGTGAACTAAAGATGTGGGCAGTTTATTCCACTGCCTCTGCAATCAGTATCGTACTCTTTTTCATTCTTGCGTATATTGGGTATCAGCAAGTACCATTTCTGGTCGATTATGCCGGTCTTTTTCAGAGAGTGAGTATTATCAGCGGAACCTCCTATCTGACCGTTACAGCAATAAAGCTACTCACTACTCAACACCGTGGGTTTACATCTCCTCCCTGA